A region of the Zymomonas mobilis subsp. mobilis ATCC 10988 genome:
AGGATGAACCTCTAAGAATTGCCCGCGTCGCATTAAATTTGCATAGAGGGGATCCGATTATTGCGACCCATATAGAGCAGGCTGAAAATAATATTCTCATAACTCTGCCGCATTATGGTTATCCTTTTGCAAAAATTGGCGATCGGACAATCCTGCTGGATGATGAAACGCATACAGGTGACTATACATTACCCGTAAATGCAGGAAATATTGGATCTTACGGTTCTATTATCGTTAGCAACAATAAGCATATTGTTCTGGATGCCAAACACATCTCTCATATTGCGCGTTTTAAAGAAGGTCAGCGCTATGATAGCCAGATGGTTGATGATCTCCGCCAAGCTCTAGCGGCAACCAGTCTATTTTCTTATGTTTCAGTTGAACCCATTGCAACAGGCCGAAAACGCGAAGATGGAAGCGAAATTGTGGATCTCGACGTTAGGCAGGGACGAGGAAAGAAACACAGCATTGCTGTTACGGGTGGTTATGGCACGGGTGAGGGCTTTAAGGCGCAAGGTAGCTGGATCAGCCGTAATTATTTCCCACCCGAGGGATCATTAACTTTTTCGGGGATTTTGGGGACTCGCCAACAACAGCTTTCTGCTCTCTTTAACCGAAATAATGCTGGGGCAAGAGACCGTGTTATTCAAATTGGTTTGACTGCAGGTCGGGAGAGATACGACGCTTATAATGGTTATAGCTTTTCTCTCGGAGGGAGCTTGTCGCGACAATCTACCCAGTTATGGCAAAAGCGCTGGACTTATTCTATCGGAGCAGAATTAACACAGACCAACGAGCGGAGTTATGATTTCTCTCGATCCGAAAGATTAACCCGTTCTTATCTGATCGCGGCGCTTCCCGGACAATTGGGATATGACCGCTCCAACAATCTGATGAATCCAACTAAAGGTTACCGCTTGAATATGCGTTTGAGTCCTGAAACTTCAATCGGTTCTGGGCTACGTGGCTATGTCCGAATGCTTTTCGATGCGAGCGGTTACTACCCTGTAGCAGATAATGTTGTGCTGGCTGGTCGGTTTCGCGTTGCCTCTATTGAAGGTGCCTCGGTTCAAGAACTGGCGCCCTCTCGTCGGATTTATGCAGGTGGCGGCGGCTCTGTCCGTGGCTATGGTTATCAGCAGTTAGGCCCCAAAGACCCATATAAAGATGCCGTGGGCGGACTGTCCGAAGAAGAGCTTGCTTTCGAAGTGCGTTACCGTTTTGGTAATTTTGGTCTTGTGCCTTTCATTGATGCAGGGCAGGTATATGAAGACGCTATCCCAACCTTCCATAATTTAAGATTTG
Encoded here:
- a CDS encoding autotransporter assembly complex protein TamA, which codes for MLFRHYFRQIHRICLLSVGLISLSAHAEDVSTPKTDSGNKAASPNPAIDPFDPSFFDHLPTLSQPSIEASKADGSSHLPLRTSESSSQGENSNGRGVKALDTETVSDPKNLLANSDASEEKTAQNIEETTSVTLDPALSEPLPDLSHFMPDMNEHVVLAKESDDLRYKVDAKGLSNIDTDQAFKNYSVLLSNKNKADSLSVIGARATNDQELINRILRSQGYYDGKAALSITPIEKGQYNVRYDVNAGSIYKLGQINLTGSEDEPLRIARVALNLHRGDPIIATHIEQAENNILITLPHYGYPFAKIGDRTILLDDETHTGDYTLPVNAGNIGSYGSIIVSNNKHIVLDAKHISHIARFKEGQRYDSQMVDDLRQALAATSLFSYVSVEPIATGRKREDGSEIVDLDVRQGRGKKHSIAVTGGYGTGEGFKAQGSWISRNYFPPEGSLTFSGILGTRQQQLSALFNRNNAGARDRVIQIGLTAGRERYDAYNGYSFSLGGSLSRQSTQLWQKRWTYSIGAELTQTNERSYDFSRSERLTRSYLIAALPGQLGYDRSNNLMNPTKGYRLNMRLSPETSIGSGLRGYVRMLFDASGYYPVADNVVLAGRFRVASIEGASVQELAPSRRIYAGGGGSVRGYGYQQLGPKDPYKDAVGGLSEEELAFEVRYRFGNFGLVPFIDAGQVYEDAIPTFHNLRFGTGLGARYYTAFGPFRIDLATPIARQPGESRISVYISIGQAF